A genomic segment from Dasypus novemcinctus isolate mDasNov1 chromosome X, mDasNov1.1.hap2, whole genome shotgun sequence encodes:
- the GPRASP1 gene encoding G-protein coupled receptor-associated sorting protein 1, translating to MTGAETEPGTQVKSEKKTGEVVGDGAERKVDVPLVVRPKVRIEAHVTTGVRPKTVAPVINGEHPLSEVEAIPGARPSDKAPAWSLTDFGAEAISKTKGKDPSNIKACPLFITDSGPVAKTNTLFTDTELGNVETASFPGPKVQSQGGIHPYFLSGKESNMESWCCPRTQFKQEASNNFDNSSLGSWVWNIKELNNRFCPKDREKTYKRYRHRVKHEAKTMSRTQTKRKLYIVSSSGSEDESVKMSCMWAKEKTKPWSRAREEASSSRSMFRTKKEVFLESSSGSEGETHMKSWFWDREEAKSKLKPRKEISIRSRHRAKRETCSNFMTGPVEVIQKASWFWPKEKANNLSKTKTKKKIRARSVAKEEAKAKQEARSEEEVLIGTWFWAAEEDSVVASPQSEDESIFGNWFWTEEASMGTTASIKSSQRAEEVAVVQCWFRSEEKTSIENGSVTNSKFTPSDEEEEILVGSWFWARDAADQEAEEETIFGSWFWVSDDASVKADVGASCESSSKSKEGVIGSWFWTGEEATPWAGEETTYGSWFGARDKISMDSGPEANCDTKTEVEEEEPIVGSWFWAIVEASVDAGASSKSTLEDREDDIKPSWFQAREEVSMQSGTCNSCRPLAGAEEANNESCFWTVGDPCMHPANGESWKSGTEKEEDAISSLFLSRKHAKPETIIGSLFWSRKESSVEGAGEEPRQLTEKTMIQSCSCTEAAFIEATGKEESRPEVEEETTIGSWFWPGEEDSIEATAKAREQKRLVHEEEVTDGSWFRAREEAIREKSGFCSKSSPEAEEEVAIIRSWFCTEERASLDAESQIREKTRSSTEEETIFAPWFWAGKEVTIETGTCCVSKQEDDEEMVIESWFWSGDETIKETETVATCESRPENDKEEIVGSGFGVRDEVSNETGSGTNCESSLVAEEEAIVGSWFWEGDETHFESNPMPVFRNICRSMCTVGEEPDPSRRPQSWEEVTVQFKPGPWGRVGFPSTSFFRFSKEASSLFSEMFCGKPKHMELSPEGEEQESLLQPDQPDPEFLFEYESSYRSVTEIREHLKAKESVEPESWSCSCIQCELRISSEEFEELLLLMDRIRDPFIHEISKIAMGTRSASQFTRDFIRDSGVVSLIETLLNYPSSRVRNSFLENMIRMAPPYPNLNMIETYICQVCEETLAYSLDSLEQLSGLRMVGYLTTTTDYHTLVANYMSGFLSLLATGNTKTRYHALKMLLNLSENPVMTKELLSAEAVSEFMGLCNNETNDNIQIVLAMFENIGDHIKNEAMLFTDDDFSIEPLISAFHEFEEYAKELQCKRNSQNDSEAGQEN from the coding sequence ATGACGGGGGCTGAGACTGAGCCTGGAACTCAGGTCAAATCTGAAAAGAAGACTGGTGAAGTGGTTGGGGATGGGGCTGAGAGAAAGGTTGATGTCCCTTTGGTGGTCAGACCCAAGGTCAGGATTGAGGCCCATGTCACAACTGGGGTAAGGCCCAAAACTGTGGCCCCAGTAATTAATGGGGAACATCCTCTGTCTGAGGTTGAGGCCATCCCTGGGGCAAGGCCCAGTGATAAAGCCCCAGCCTGGTCTCTTACTGACTTTGGGGCTGAGGCAATTTcaaagacaaaaggaaaagacCCATCCAATATCAAGGCCTGCCCATTGTTTATTACTGATTCTGGGCCAGTTGCTAAAACTAATACCTTGTTTACAGATACGGAACTTGGCAATGTGGAGACTGCGTCCTTTCCTGGCCCCAAGGTCCAGTCCCAAGGAGGAATCCATCCCTATTTTTTGTCAGGGAAAGAGTCTAATATGGAGTCTTGGTGCTGTCCCAGGACTCAATTCAAACAAGAAGCCTCTAACAATTTTGATAACTCTTCTTTGGGTTCTTGGGTCTGGAATATAAAAGAGCTCAATAACAGATTTTGTCCTAAAGACAGGGAAAAGACCTATAAGAGGTACAGGCACAGGGTCAAACATGAGGCCAAAACCATGTCTAGAACCCAAACCAAGCGAAAACTCTATATTGTGTCCAGTTCTGGTTCTGAGGATGAGTCTGTTAAGATGTCCTGTATGTGGGCCAAAGAAAAGACTAAACCCTGGTCTAGGGCTAGAGAAGAGGCCAGTAGCAGCAGGTCCATGTTTAGGACTAAGAAAGAAGTCTTTCTTGAGTCCAGTTCTGGGTCTGAGGGTGAAACCCATATGAAGTCTTGGTTCTGGGATAGAGAGGAAGCCAAATCCAAGTTGAAACCCAGGAAAGAGATCAGTATCAGATCTAGGCACAGGGCCAAAAGAGAGACCTGCAGTAATTTCATGACTGGACCTGTAGAAGTAATCCAAAAGGCGTCCTGGTTTTGGCCTAAAGAAAAAGCTAATAACCTATCaaagaccaagaccaagaaaaAGATCAGGGCCAGATCAGTGGCCAAGGAGGAGGCCAAGGCCAAGCAAGAAGCCAGGTCTGAGGAAGAGGTCCTCATTGGGACCTGGTTCTGGGCTGCAGAAGAGGATAGTGTGGTGGCTAGTCCACAATCAGAGGATGAATCCATTTTTGGGAATTGGTTCTGGACTGAAGAAGCCAGTATGGGTACTACAGCCAGTATTAAATCCAGTCAAAGGGCTGAGGAGGTGGCTGTTGTCCAGTGCTGGTTCAggtcagaggaaaagaccagtatAGAAAATGGGAGTGTTACCAACTCTAAATTTACACCatcagatgaagaagaagaaatactTGTTGGTTCTTGGTTCTGGGCTAGAGATGCAGCCGACcaggaggcagaggaagagacTATTTTTGGGTCTTGGTTTTGGGTCAGTGATGATGCCAGTGTGAAAGCTGATGTTGGGGCCAGCTGTGAGTCCAGCTCAAAATCTAAGGAAGGAGTCATTGGTTCCTGGTTCTGGACTGGAGAAGAGGCCACACCATGGGCTGGAGAAGAGACAACATATGGGTCCTGGTTTGGGGCTAGAGATAAGATTAGCATGGATTCTGGGCCTGAAGCCAACTGTGACACCAAAACAGAGGTAGAGGAGGAGGAGCCCATTGTTGGGTCCTGGTTCTGGGCTATAGTAGAAGCTAGTGTAGATGCTGGAGCCAGTAGCAAGTCCACCTTGGAAGATAGAGAAGATGATATTAAACCATCTTGGTTTCAGGCTAGAGAAGAGGTCAGTATGCAGTCTGGGACTTGTAACAGTTGCAGACCTCTGGCAGGAGCTGAGGAGGCCAATAATGAGTCTTGTTTCTGGACTGTTGGAGATCCCTGTATGCACCCTGCCAATGGAGAGAGCTGGAAGTCCGggacagagaaggaagaagatgctATCAGTTCATTGTTCTTATCCAGAAAACACGCAAAGCCAGAGACCATAATAGGATCCTTGTTCTGGTCTAGGAAAGAGAGCAGTGTAGAAGGAGCTGGAGAAGAGCCCAGGCAGTTGACTGAGAAGACCATGATCCAGTCTTGTTCCTGCACAGAAGCAGCCTTTATAGAGGCTACAGGCAAAGAAGAGTCCAGACCAGAGGTTGAGGAGGAGACTACTATTGGTTCTTGGTTCTGGCCTGGGGAAGAAGACAGTATCGAGGCAACAGCTAAGGCTAGGGAACAGAAGAGACTAGTACATGAGGAAGAAGTTACTGATGGGTCCTGGTTTAGGGCCAGAGAAGAGGCCATTAGAGAGAAGTCTGGATTTTGCAGCAAATCCAGTCCTGAAGCAGAGGAGGAGGTGGCTATTATCAGGTCCTGGTTCTGCACTGAAGAAAGAGCCAGTCTAGATGCTGAGTCTCAGATAAGAGAAAAGACCAGGTCAAGTACTGAGGAGGAAACTATTTTTGCACCCTGGTTCTGGGCTGGAAAAGAGGTCACTATAGAAACAGGGACCTGCTGTGTATCTAAGCAAGAAGATGATGAAGAAATGGTTATTGAGTCATGGTTCTGGTCCGGAGATGAAACCATTAAGGAAACTGAAACTGTGGCCACCTGTGAGTCTAGGCCAGAGAATGATAAAGAGGAGATTGTTGGGTCTGGATTTGGAGTGAGAGATGAGGTCAGTAATGAGACTGGCAGTGGGACCAACTGTGAGTCCAGTCTAGTAGCTGAGGAGGAGGCCATAGTGGGTTCCTGGTTCTGGGAAGGAGATGAGACCCACTTTGAATCAAATCCTATGCCTGTTTTCAGAAACATTTGTAGGTCTATGTGTACAGTTGGGGAGGAACCTGATCCTTCTCGCAGGCCCCAAAGCTGGGAGGAAGTTACTGTTCAGTTCAAACCTGGTCCGTGGGGTAGGGTCGGCTTCCCATCCACAAGCTTCTTTAGATTCTCAAAAGAAGCATCATCTCTATTCTCTGAAATGTTTTGTGGAAAGCCTAAACACATGGAACTGAGTCCAGAAGGGGAAGAGCAGGAATCTTTGCTTCAGCCTGATCAACCTGACCCTGAGTTTCTATTTGAGTATGAATCTTCCTACCGGTCAGTCACAGAGATTCGAGAGCATCTTAAGGCCAAAGAAAGTGTAGAGCCTGAGAGTTGGTCTTGCAGTTGCATACAATGTGAGCTTAGAATTAGTTCTGAAGAGTTTGAAGAACTCCTTTTATTAATGGACAGAATTCGGGATCCTTTTATTcatgaaatatctaaaattgCAATGGGTACGAGAAGTGCTTCTCAGTTTACCCGAGATTTCATTCGGGATTCAGGTGTTGTCTCACTTATTGAAACCTTGCTCAATTATCCCTCCTCCCGAGTTAGGAACAGTTTTTTGGAAAATATGATTCGCATGGCTCCACCCTATCCAAATCTAAACATGATTGAAACATACATATGTCAAGTGTGTGAAGAAACCCTTGCTTATAGCTTGGATTCTCTTGAGCAGCTGTCTGGACTTAGGATGGTTGGATATCTCACTACTACTACTGACTATCACACACTGGTTGCCAACTATATGTCAGGGTTTCTCTCCTTATTAGCCACAGGCAATACAAAAACAAGATATCATGCTCTGAAAATGCTTTTGAATTTGTCTGAAAATCCTGTCATGACAAAAGAACTACTCAGTGCTGAAGCAGTGTCAGAATTTATGGGCCTTTGTAATAACGAGACAAATGACAATATTCAAATTGTTCTTGCAATGTTTGAGAATATTGGTGACCATATTAAAAATGAAGCAATGCTGTTCACTGATGATGATTTCAGTATTGAACCACTTATTTCTGCATTCCATGAATTTGAGGAGTATGCTAAGGAATTGCAGTGCAAAAGAAACAGTCAAAATGACTCTGAGGCAGGCCAAGAAAATTAG